The Marasmius oreades isolate 03SP1 chromosome 2, whole genome shotgun sequence genomic sequence AAGGAAATATTGAATATAGACCACTGCCAGGCAGCAGCTTGTGGTTGTGACCCAAGAGAGGTTTAAACTCCGATCACATGTTCATGGCGGAATCAACTTCCTGCCTTGATGATGTGGTGAAGATTCGTCTCTCATCCAATATTGATACGCATAAACTCCAACCAAGCATGTCCTCGTCGTCTAAAGTTAACTTATCTGACTACCCGACCCGAGAACCCGAAATACCTCCCAACACTCTCCCACACCCTGTGCTGCACAACTCAAGCAATGAACAGTCTGCCAATTATGTGAAACTCATCGACCGTTAATGGGTGCGGTTGGGCAGAATCCCGCATTGAAGAAGTGAAAGGGATGCGAGACGATAATCGTCTGCCTGGGGTATCAAGGGGTTTTACTCACAAGAGATTTGGATTGCCACAAATTTCTCGCCATTGTTTCGTCAAAGATCAAAGTCCCGGTGTTGACATCGTTGTGTTACGACTTTCGACCTCTAGGAATTTAAATGGAAGTGAGCACTGAGCAGAGATGTGACTTCTATATTTATCAAGTTCGGCATAGGAACTTGGTGGAGTTTTGATAATGAGAACTGGTCTCATGAAGGTTGCACCCGCAGTTACTTATGTACGGCTGAGTCAGTACCACAAACCTCCGACATGAATGACATTGACTGGTAAAGCTCAAACTGAAACTCAGTAAAGGCACAACCCATGAAGTTGGGGATAATTGGCGGAGGACCTTCTGGTTTTTATGTCGCCTCtcgaattctatctaggacaaGCAGACCCCTGCGGATCGACATTTACGACCGTCTCTGGTGCCCACATGGGCTCGTGCGGTACGGTGTTGCCCCCGACCACCCTGAAGTCAAGAACTGCATCCATAAATTTGACACAGCTGCATCCGACCCTCGTCTCCGTTTCTTTGGCAATGTGAACGTCGGAAACACAGGCGGTTTCAAGCACAACCTTCAAATCCCCGTACAGTCACTATTGAATAACTACACTCATCTTCTCCTCGCAACGGGATGCACGAAACCGAGACTACATCCATCTTTACCGCCCCGGAAAGGTGTAGTTGTACCCGCTCTTGACATAGTTCACTGGTATACTGCTCATCCTTCCACTCCTTCACCGCCGCCTCTGGACAAGGTCAAGCACATCTCTCTTATTGGACTGGGAAATGTATCGCTGGATGTAGCTAGAATTCTCCTCATGAATCCGAACGAGCTGGCTCCGTATGACGTTCCGGAGAGCGTGTTGGATGTTCTTAGAAAGTCTACGGTCGAGCATGTGTCAATTATCGGGAGAAGAGGGCCTTTGGAGGCGGCTTTCACAACGAAAGAGTTgagagagatgatggaaTTATCGGAGGCTAGAATGGTACCTCTGGATTCACCTTTGTTGGCCACCGATGAAGGGAGAAAGTTGACACGCCAACAAACCCGGACACTCGATCTCCTCAAAAAGGGTTCGAAGAACACGTTTCCGGTCTCTCCGAAAAAGACATGGAGCCTGGAGTTCTATAGAAACCCTTTGGGAATCATTCCTGGCGAAGGCGGGCATATACACATCCTAACGTTGGGACACACAGAAGTGGACAAAACTACAGGAAAAGCAGTACCGACAGGCCTCACAACGCAACTCCCTACCGACCTGGTTATCACCTCTTTGGGATTCCACGGGGAATCTTTCACCTTacctccttcatcttcgtctccGCACCTCGATTCGCACTCGACCTCCCCCGACTTGTACTCCCCCACACTCGGTCACCTACGCACCCTTCCTCCGGTCAATCGTCTCATTTCACCAAATCCATCTGGCCATATTCTCAAGCACATGTATGCCTCTGGTTGGGCGGCTACGGGAGCGAAGGGTATTTTGGCAACGACAATGATGGACGCCTATAGTGTTGCGGACGCGGGCATCTTGAAGGATGTTGTCTTGGCGGATGAGGAGGTCGAGAGTGGGAGATTAGAGGAGGAACTGTTGCTCAATCCTCTCGAGGCATTTGATGTAGACCTCGATTCCCTTCCATCTGAGGTTGAGCAAGGTCTGTGTGAGGGAACCGTCACAACATATGAGAATTGGAAGAAGATTGATGAGGCAGAAGTCAAACGAGCCAAAgatggaaaggaaagagaacgGATGACATCTTGGGAAGAGGCTAAGGCCTTCTTGCGTGAGGTTTCCAACGTCTGACGGCGTGGTCATGGTCGTGGTTCCTTATGCGAATATAATACATACTGTGATAAATAAATTTATCAAGGTAGAAAGAATCTAGAGTAGCTACCCTATTCGAAAGCACATAGTCTATCCCTTTGGATTCTCCCAGACAGTAATGCCGGTCCAAACACCAACAGCATTAAGAGCTGCCCTACTACCCAACTTATCAGGACATACCTTACCTTCTCAAACGGTGTCCTCAAAGCCCGAATCTCTGCCGCAAACGTACTAATCGTCGTCAAGCAACCACAATAGCCGTCCCCAAGTCCTTGTAGGATGGAGCATGCACCGGGCGAAACAGGACTCGCGTTGACACCCATATTCTGTAGGACGTGAAACACTGCAAGTAGTCCAGTTCCAATCATGTTAGCCATGAAGGTACCCAAGGGGAGGGAAGCGAGGAATGGATTGAAATAGATGGAAAGGAAGTAACGGGTAAGTGTCCCGGGAAAGGCGAACAAGAGTGCGGCGGTGGCTTGGCCTCGAAAGGAAGGGGGTAATCGAAAATAGATTGGGAGTGTGGCGATGTAGGCGAGGATTGAGAGGATAGTGAGTGATATTCGGGCAGTTCGGGGTGGTTGAGATAGTTTAGGTCTTGGAATAGTTGGTTCAATGAATTTAGAGAGATAGGATCCGAAAGACATCGACCCTAATGAAAGCGATAGGGTAAATACAGTCTTCGTGAGGCCGTCTATAAACTGTACACCGGATGAGGAGGATGATTCACAGACTTGACAAGCACATACATCTTGGAATCCGCCTCGATCACCGCCACCAGCATTGATCCACGAGTTGAATACATCCAACTGCCATCCCGAGAAGGTCGTCAAAGAGCCGCAGAAACCTGGCAATCAATCTTGGTTCATAGGTTCTGTTCGCACTGCCGGAAAGGCCTCACCCGTTGTGATAGCAGTATATAGCGGAGCGTAGCTAATTTCGGACTCCGTGATCTGTATACTAATAAAAAGCATAACATGACTCACAAATCGCCCATTGGTCCCTTCAAGCGAAGGAAAAAACCCATAACGAAACATCCGGTGGACTGTACATAGGCCAATGGAAATACACTCTGATCATCGTATGTGGCAAGAGCTTGAAGACCTAGTCGCGCAAGCGTTCCAAATATTGAAAAAGGAATGAGAAGGGCGAGTACATGGGGTGAGAAAGGATGGTATGTTTTGGACGGTGGGAGCGGTTGGGATTGGCCACCCGGCACACAATCAATAGAAGCTATGGATTCTTCGCTGCGGTGATCCCCGTCGAAGTCTTGTTGAGAGCGTACAGATTCGACGTCGGCTTGAACTGGATGTTGGAGTGTTCTCAGTTCTTCGTCTTTCGAGTTGGTCATCGAAGGGAACGACGAAGTGTCGGAACTTAGTCATCATGTTATATTCACCTGTCTTCATCAAGAAGCAAAATGGTATGATTGGCATTATGACTCGTTCGGAAATCGAAATAGTGTTCTGTATTCGAGCATCTTTCATTACAGTACGGACGAGCCAAAAGGAATTTATATATGGAATTTCTATTCACCGAAGCGAAATGGTTCCAAGCTCTGACTGGATTTGCACGGCACTCAAAACGAGCTTGATAGTAATCATTGAGACTGATTACTTTAATTTCAAAGGCTCGAGGCAGGCGACTCAGGCGACTGTGAGAAGGACTAATTGATCTCGTTTTGAAATTTACTAAGGTTCGGACCCGCGACACCCGAAGGTGCGTTACCGCACATATAGATATGTATTAGCAACAGTGCACAAGTCGGTGAAGACCTGGAAGGAAAAGCTGACTTTCTACTTTCATCGACTATTATCGACTCACAGATTAGATCTGTGTTTTCGAACATGCACATTCTCGAGAGCCGTATGTTTATAGAGCTCTCTTTAAGTAGTTCGTCGGTAGTCAAAAAGTACATGCCACACCAACACCAGCCTCAAGTATCCTACTCCATACTACGTACTTCGACCCATCTGGCttgtatgactgttcgagAAGGTAAGGAATCGGTTTTCAGTTCGGAGGCGACCAATATACCTTACGGCGTAAATTGAAAGCCTACAGCGCAGGTCCATCAGGAAGGTCAGGACGCCGCTGCCCCCACAGTGGTGTCCGACCTGTCAAGGAGCTCGAGGCCTTATTGGAAAGGTGTCCACAGACCCTGTCAATAAAAAAAAATAGTGTGGTGTATGAGAAAAGCGAAGCTCTGAGATGCCTAGGGATGCAAAGAGAGCATTATAATACTCTGAATTGATCTGGGTCCTCGCCATTGAGCACAGCTGGCTAGAGAAATGGCCTGAAGTACATTGGTATAAGAGGACCTCGGATGTAAGATGATAAGAAAAAAGTTAAGCGGACGGATATGATGGCTAGTTTAGGGCCGGCTTGGGTGAGAATTACGTTAGCGATCAGGGGCCCTTGCGGTGAGAACAAATCGAAGTTGAGAAATCGAGCAACTCAGCAGATACCGATGTTCCTTTTATTCTCCCCTCACCAGTTCTCGCACTTGACTTCTCCTACTTAAAGATTGCTGGATTACCTTCCCTCAAATTGCCGCCTGCGAGGCGCTTCTTGCTCGGTTTCATGCCGACCACAACGCGTTATACCTCTCCGATCCCTGATCATTACTACGCCATATTTGCCTTTTACGAGCCGTTCCTTTGTACGGTTGGCTTTTTCGGTGCTTGGGCGTACGTCTGTCGTCAGCTTTCTCGCTTTCCCACCAGCTTATCCAGAGCCATCGACAGTGATCCAAAAACCGTGAGGATTCTGTTCTGACCTGGTCTCTTCGCTGGCAGTCCAGGTTCATTCTACATTAGACCCATGATAGTCAGGCACCTTGGCCATATGACAACCCTCCTCCAGTAGGTGACCATCTTGCAGTTCTGAACATAACCGAACTAATGGCTTTCACTAGGATATTCTGCCGAGGGCTAGTCTTGTTGTGAGTCGAATCTGTCACCCGAATCGTCCCGGGAATGACTCTGTACTAATTTATCTTAATCGatcttccttttctcttcAGACAGTTCTACAACTCGCTCACGTCTGCTTCCTCGTAGGCGTAATTAACTTTTTCATACTTTCGGCCGTGCGTCGTCATTTGCATGCCCATCCAGCTCTCCAGGAGAAGCTAGTGTCCGCCCTTTTAACTCCTCTCCTCGTTGGCGATTTCTTACATCTATATGTGACAACATGGGCTTTGGGCGACGATAAATGGAACTTCACAACTTGGAGTCCCATGCTTTGGACGACAGTCGGCTTGGGATTGACTTTGCTCATCCCGAGAGTTCTATGGCATATGGGAGTCGCTCGATACGTTGATTCAAGGGATCGTCAGGAACGTTCTCGTACCACAATCCCGAGCGAAAAACCCACGACCCACCCGCAATGACATCCAATTCGGTAGTCCATGTCGACATTCCTGTCCACTCGTGACCGTTCTTTATTAAGTTATTTATCTGTTACCAACACTGTTTCCGGAGGACGTTAGGTCGCTCTGTCCGAATGGGGGGCGGTGTATATTTTTTGTAGTTGCAGTTTTCAGTTCAAGTACAGAGTATATTACATACTTAAATCGTACGCTAAAGGATACCTCGACTCACAAAAACCAATAATTAATAAGGGCTATCCACAATGCTGGATTTGCTTGCTCCTGGAGCCAACGAGTGTCTCGTGGGcttcttcaagttcttctTGTTGATTCCAAACACGTTGTTCCTCAACGCAACAATCTGGATCATATGGATTAGATGCGCCAACAAAGCACAGAATGCTGCTTACAATATCTTGATCGCTGTTCATTCTCCAATTGTCCTGCACGACTGCATCTTCGTACTTTTTGATCTCGTAGCGATCAAGAAGACCTTTCTTCACTTTAGCAAAGTCCCAGGCGATGACGAACGGTCCGGTGGATGTGACAATAGCGTTTTCTTCTTGCCCTTCTCCAAGATTGAACCTACAATTACCTCGCTTAAGATGACGGAAAGGATGTAAGGTGCGGAAAAGACTCACCTCGCAGGAGTAAACGAGATATTATGATTCATGTATGCAACGTGTTCATTCCTGAGTGTCAGTCGACGAGGAATGGGTTTGGCATTGGCCGGGAAGCTGCGATCAAACCCTGAAGAGCCGGCGTATTTGCCTTCCCCGATGAGTGTATCAATCAATAACAAATAGGTCTTGGTGGTGGCCACGATATAACGACCGTTGGCTGTAACGTCGACACCTGTAATAGGGTCGCCCAAGGGAGGAAGTGCGGTTTTTGCGTTCTTCCCGATGGTGTCAAAGAGGCGGATATCACCCTTCTCACTTGCGACAGCTAGTTTGCCGGAAGCAGTAGTGGTGACACCAGAAAACTTATTTTTCCCGGCGTATTGCTTGTATTGGCTGTCAACCATTTTGGCCCCTGAAACACGGGGGTCGATACGGAATAATGCATTGTGCGACGCGCCAACTAGAGTTTGCTCAGGAGTGAATTGAGCGAGCTTGTTATCGGGTGCGATATGATCAACCGTAATGTCGTCATGAACTTTCCACTCCTCCACGATTTTGCCTCGTTCAACATCCAAATTGAAAAGCGAGTTCGGCTCGTTGGGATTCATCAAGATCATCTTGGTATCTTGATCGTGGAGCATGAGCTTAACGAAATGAGTGTTAGTGTGCGAGAAGTGCGAGAAAAGAACGACGTTGCTTACATGCTTAGGTTTGAAAAGCTTGCCTTTAGGTGTGGCGAGCTTGCTGATCGTAGCTTGATATTTGACATCGTGGTCTGAAGTGGATCCGAACACCCCGATATTGTTTCCACGAACCACATAGGAGCGATCACCTTTATAGCCCACGACAAGTTGCGAGTTAGTCTCGCCCGGTATTGGAGGTGGTaagtcttcgtcttcatacACGGGCTCGTCCTCCTCGTCGCTTTCTGTTATCAAATTCCATGAGTGCGATTCGAAGACGTAGGAAAAGACTTCATAATCAGCATACCGTCAGGATCAAGTTCAGAAAggatttcctcttcctcctcttcgtcttGATCTACATCCTTCATCTCGACATCCCCAATATTCGAACTCCGAATATAGTTCCTCTCGTCCTCCTGAAGGAAGCGTGAGGAGCACGCAACCAGTTCAAAGGCAGCGACTATACCTTGAGTTTATCCCAAGATGCTTGATGGAGTGATTCCCAAGCACACCGCGTGAACACGTCCAAAAATCTCGCATAAATCTCTTCGGAAGGAAATCTAAACAGCCACCCATCTACTCTGTTGTCATTGTGAACGAAATTCCACGTAACAGATTTCATCTTTTCAGACCAACGAGGATTCATACTTGGCATGATAGAATGTACGAGCAAGGGGCCTTCATCTACAGACGCAGTTATCCAGAAGTGGTAAGTCCCTCCCTTGGTGGCAAGCTGTGCTGTGACAATCCCTTGGTGAGTAAACTCATGTTGTTCGGGCTCCCAGTAGTAGAGTTCAGCTTCAGTAGCAATCAATGAAGAGAGCGAGTCCAAAAGCGACGATGACGCTTTAGATTTGCCCTTATCATTAGGCATGGACGCGGGGGCAGGATTAGTGATTTCTTCGACAGAGGATGTGGACGGTGCCTTAGTGACAACTTTACGTCGTGGAGGCGGCTTCTTCGGAGTCGGAGGTCTTGACGAGGAAGGAGTTAGGAAATTGTCGCATTATAAGCCGCTGTCATATACTCACTTCCACATAAATTCATCCAATTTGACATCTTTGACATCTTCAGGGTTGACTTTGTACTTGCGCTCGTACATTGCATGATACATGCAAGTTTCGAAGAAGGCTTTGGTGGGAGCATTTGTTCCCTGTGCAACGAATTCATACATTTCATCGACGTCTCCTTCAAGATCGCGCCAAATGAAAGTCGGCTCCCCGTCCGTTTCGCCAGTCCGAAATTCTAGCTCTTCACTGATGAGAAATACGCGCTCTTCGTCCGCTAGTGAATGTGTTAGGCTCACTAGCTGGGATTGAGAAAGATGCCACTcactttcttcctcatcctccaaAAGCTCCTGGTCGCCTTCTTCATAAACCCTTGTGATAACTAACTGGAAATTATGCTCCACCGATGGTACACGCCGGACAGTTGCCATTGCTTCTGGATAGCTGCAAGTTTTCAATTCTAAGTATGAAATCCAATGTCTCGTTTCTTCAACTCACATGCATTCTCTGGATGATCGAATGTTGCCTGGACGAACGAGAAATAGCTGGCCGGCCGGGATTTTGACAACTAGAGCAGAGTTTTCGCATTCAGCATGACTGAAGAACGAGTGTAGTGATTTGGAACTCACCCTCTGCAGCATTGGGGTCCTCTAGAAGACAATTTAGGTAAATGATTCTCGATTAGGGACAGATAAGGCGAAGATACGCACGCCAGACTTTGCCTATGACTACGAGTTTGAACGAATGAGAAATTTACTCTGACGAGTAGTCGATCGTCTACTCACGACTTCTGAAGATATTCATGGTGGGTGGGCAACCGAAAGTACAGTGACTCGTTGCTGAATTCGGCAAGTGGAGAGCGCGATGTGACCAAGGTCACGATACTGTGACGTGCGACTCTGCCTCAGCCTCAGATTCGAGAGTCACTGACCCGTTTATACCCTGCCTCCTTCAGCTGGTACGTGGAGTCTTCCTTCCAAGTATGCTATTTTCCTGATTATTGGATTTAGCTATGAGCAACAACCCTGGAACACCACAGCATCGTTCTCAAACGGTAAAGGCGAACTTTGTCTGACATACATATCTTGAGTCTTGACTTTCTCGTTCACGTTTCAGTCCACATCGAGTGGATCGCCTGCGTCCACTCTAGACTCTGAAACCCCACTGCAACCGCCGCGGTCACATGAATCGTCGCGAGGTTTATCACTCCGTAACAGTATATTCTCTGGTTCAAGTTCCTCGGTCAGTCCTGGTACACCAATCTCCCGAAAACCAGTGATTCGGTCGGACCCTTCCATTATAACATCCTTCGACCCTGCTGATAAAGAGCTGTACGACTTATGGGCACCGAAATCCTAGGTACATTGTATCTGTTTTGCTGACTACAAAGCAGTTTACGTGTCTCCGAACTGATCATACAATATAATGGATCAGGAAGATTGAgcatattggaattctcagGCAATGTACGTTGATCATGTTTGGTGAGATATACTCTGAGTCTACTATGCAAGTGACAACAAAAGAGCGAGGAAGGTAGCCATGGAGCAGCAATGGTACAGGGTTCGGACATGGAAGCAACAGACAAAGcgagaagaacaagaaagaTGATTGGAAGATAATATGTATACATGTTCAAACTGCCCTTGGCCTTACTCACCTCCACCGGCCAGTTCCAAAATCAGTCGGCATGCTACATCCATGAACACGTAGGGCGAAACAACATCATCATCTTTGAGTCCTGCCTCTTTGGCCTTTTCTTTGGTCGTAGCAGCCGGAGCGGCGCCGCCTGCAGTGTGTATCCCGTTTTCGAAGATTGATGGTGGACGTTCGTTCTCACCTGTTGTGACGATAACAGGTGAGTCTGGAGCAGATGTAGGTGCAGACGTCGGCGCAGATGTCGGTGCGGACGAGGAAGAAGTGTGTTGATGATTGGTCGAATTGCATGGAGGGATTATGTCGAACTTGCCCGCACCAGGCTCGGACGAGACCCGACAAGTCTTCTTGTGATGAAAGTCAACGAGATAGTTCGTCGAATCGACCATGTAGAGCTGGAGGTTCATATATACCACCACGTTTTGAACCCGGGCTCGTGTCTCAACAAAGTAAATTCCGCTTGCTAAGCGTAAATCCACTTCGCCTGGTCCATCCAGCCGCTTGACACGCTCAAGTTTCATTTTCCTTGGCCCGCTCATAGCGTCACTATCACCTCCACCATCTGCATCGCCATCCGATACCAATCTAGGGGAAGAGGTCGGCGTGCCGCGATCTCGAATCCAGAATATGTGACTTGCCTAGTTTTGACTCCACCTAGCCCTCCCAagttctttttctccttccactCCATACCCAACACCTTTAATGTCTTGTATATTTCCAGCATGATCTCCATCGGTGGGCTCCGACTTCGAATGCCAAAATGCCATTTCGTTCGGGCGACAGTAGGGTCTGTTTGTGAGGGTGAGGAATGTGAGGGCGATGGGTGGGAAGGATGTCGGCTTCTGCGAGAACCTGGAATGATTGCAAAGTGAGCTAGATGAAACAAATAGAAAGGTGCATCATGTCTCACTTCCGCTACCACCTCTCTCCCGTCGTGATGACGAAGATGCTGAAGAACTGGAATGTGGACCTTGACCACCGCCACGCGCTATTCCATCGTGTGGTTGTCCTTCAGGCAAACTTGAGTTGAGAACGGCAAAACCATCGCCGTTGTGGTGGTTCTGTTGAGGATTTTCGCCTCCGTCGCCCTCCAGAACTAACTCATCCTCTATATCATCCTGCTCCCCATCCAAAAGCTCCTCTGTATCACCAGATATAAACTCTTGTTCGAAAGGATTCACTTCGAGGTCGTTGACTCCACCTGGTGATAGGGCGCCCGGAGAAAGGGCATTTCGTGGCTAAGAAATGGGTCGATCTTTAAGTGAAGAAGAGTACGAAGAAAACGGGCATAGCTTACATCTCTGGCGGCTAGCTCGGCCTCTCTTTCTTGTTCTGCGAACACTGACACTGTCCAAGCATGAGGATTTAAACGAGTAAGAGAGAAATCAGTCATACAATCTTTCCCCAATCTCCTCTTATCCCTCAATAACATATACGCCACTTTGACTGCATTACCGTTGACCCCGTCTTCCCTTCTCAGAGCTTCCCAAACGTCCTCTTTTGTAACTCCCTGCATTCTTCCCGCCAGTTCTTCCACAACGTCTTCTTCAATTCTGCCCAGACCTTCAATTATTTCGAAATCCATGGGATGGATTGGAGGGGAAACCAATGTGGCCAACGTTCCAAGGACGGGTCCTGGTTTCGGAGGTAACGGAGAAAGGTACGCAGGAAGGTCGGTAGTAAAGAATGGATGTTGAATAATATCGGGGATCGTGATACGTTTAACTGGATCCACAGCCAACATTGACTGAATGAGGGATCGTGCATCGGGAGAAAGGTAGGATGGTGTGTGATATTCTCCACCTACAAGTATTAAAATGACTGTTATGAGACAGATAAcgagaaaagactaagggGTAGGTCACTCACGACTAATTTTGGAAAAGAGTAGCTGCACATCATCGTCTTCGAATGGAAGCCTGCCGCAAAGCATAACATACAAAATAACACCGGAGCTCCACACGTCAATCTCAGGTCCAGCATAAACACCTCCTCGTATCACTTCAGGAGCTGCGTAGTTGGGACTTCCACAGCTAGTGCTAAGGAAGTCGCCATCGCTGATTTCACTTGAAAGTCCGAAATCTGCGATTTTGACGTTGAGATCGTCATCCAGTAAAACATTCTCTGGCTTAAGATCGCGATGCACGATTTTAAGTCGGTGAGAATATTCTATTCCAGAGATGATTTGCTGGAAAAATCGCCTGGCACGAGTCTCATGCATGCGACCATGCTCAACGATGTAGTTGAAAAGCTCTCCACCTGCGTATTCCAAAACAAATATGATGTCCGTTGTGGTAAAGATGACCTCGTAGCTATGGGATAATGTCATCAGTGGTTTTTAGTGGGTATAATGTAAGGTTACACCCACAGCTTGATTATGTGGGGGTGTCTTAAGGCTCGCATGTACTCAAACTCTCTTCGAACTCTGTTTTTCGTTTTCTCTCTAGATATT encodes the following:
- a CDS encoding uncharacterized protein (BUSCO:EOG09260WG2); the protein is MNIFRSLIGKVWQDPNAAEVVKIPAGQLFLVRPGNIRSSRECIYPEAMATVRRVPSVEHNFQLVITRVYEEGDQELLEDEEETDEERVFLISEELEFRTGETDGEPTFIWRDLEGDVDEMYEFVAQGTNAPTKAFFETCMYHAMYERKYKVNPEDVKDVKLDEFMWKPPTPKKPPPRRKVVTKAPSTSSVEEITNPAPASMPNDKGKSKASSSLLDSLSSLIATEAELYYWEPEQHEFTHQGIVTAQLATKGGTYHFWITASVDEGPLLVHSIMPSMNPRWSEKMKSVTWNFVHNDNRVDGWLFRFPSEEIYARFLDVFTRCAWESLHQASWDKLKEDERNYIRSSNIGDVEMKDVDQDEEEEEEILSELDPDESDEEDEPVYEDEDLPPPIPGETNSQLVVGYKGDRSYVVRGNNIGVFGSTSDHDVKYQATISKLATPKGKLFKPKHLMLHDQDTKMILMNPNEPNSLFNLDVERGKIVEEWKVHDDITVDHIAPDNKLAQFTPEQTLVGASHNALFRIDPRVSGAKMVDSQYKQYAGKNKFSGVTTTASGKLAVASEKGDIRLFDTIGKNAKTALPPLGDPITGVDVTANGRYIVATTKTYLLLIDTLIGEGKYAGSSGFDRSFPANAKPIPRRLTLRNEHVAYMNHNISFTPARFNLGEGQEENAIVTSTGPFVIAWDFAKVKKGLLDRYEIKKYEDAVVQDNWRMNSDQDIIVALRNNVFGINKKNLKKPTRHSLAPGASKSSIVDSPY
- a CDS encoding uncharacterized protein (BUSCO:EOG09261IOS), with the translated sequence MGLATQDAQVHPASKLGEYKVIKDIAEGTFGIVRMAVHTITGHHVAMKYISKAAISREKTKNRVRREFEYMRALRHPHIIKLYEVIFTTTDIIFVLEYAGGELFNYIVEHGRMHETRARRFFQQIISGIEYSHRLKIVHRDLKPENVLLDDDLNVKIADFGLSSEISDGDFLSTSCGSPNYAAPEVIRGGVYAGPEIDVWSSGVILYVMLCGRLPFEDDDVQLLFSKISRGEYHTPSYLSPDARSLIQSMLAVDPVKRITIPDIIQHPFFTTDLPAYLSPLPPKPGPVLGTLATLVSPPIHPMDFEIIEGLGRIEEDVVEELAGRMQGVTKEDVWEALRREDGVNGNAVKVAYMLLRDKRRLGKDLSVFAEQEREAELAARDPRNALSPGALSPGGVNDLEVNPFEQEFISGDTEELLDGEQDDIEDELVLEGDGGENPQQNHHNGDGFAVLNSSLPEGQPHDGIARGGGQGPHSSSSASSSSRRERGGSGSSRRSRHPSHPSPSHSSPSQTDPTVARTKWHFGIRSRSPPMEIMLEIYKTLKVLGMEWKEKKNLGGLGGVKTRLVSDGDADGGGDSDAMSGPRKMKLERVKRLDGPGEVDLRLASGIYFVETRARVQNVVVYMNLQLYMVDSTNYLVDFHHKKTCRVSSEPGAGKFDIIPPCNSTNHQHTSSSSAPTSAPTSAPTSAPDSPVIVTTGENERPPSIFENGIHTAGGAAPAATTKEKAKEAGLKDDDVVSPYVFMDVACRLILELAGGGE
- a CDS encoding uncharacterized protein (BUSCO:EOG09261UOJ); this encodes MKLGIIGGGPSGFYVASRILSRTSRPLRIDIYDRLWCPHGLVRYGVAPDHPEVKNCIHKFDTAASDPRLRFFGNVNVGNTGGFKHNLQIPVQSLLNNYTHLLLATGCTKPRLHPSLPPRKGVVVPALDIVHWYTAHPSTPSPPPLDKVKHISLIGLGNVSLDVARILLMNPNELAPYDVPESVLDVLRKSTVEHVSIIGRRGPLEAAFTTKELREMMELSEARMVPLDSPLLATDEGRKLTRQQTRTLDLLKKGSKNTFPVSPKKTWSLEFYRNPLGIIPGEGGHIHILTLGHTEVDKTTGKAVPTGLTTQLPTDLVITSLGFHGESFTLPPSSSSPHLDSHSTSPDLYSPTLGHLRTLPPVNRLISPNPSGHILKHMYASGWAATGAKGILATTMMDAYSVADAGILKDVVLADEEVESGRLEEELLLNPLEAFDVDLDSLPSEVEQGLCEGTVTTYENWKKIDEAEVKRAKDGKERERMTSWEEAKAFLREVSNV